A window from Bombus pascuorum chromosome 12, iyBomPasc1.1, whole genome shotgun sequence encodes these proteins:
- the LOC132912968 gene encoding ADP-ribosylation factor-binding protein GGA3 isoform X2 gives MDVVVTTSLEALIQRVTNPQNQKPDIAATEAFCVMLTKEAEGIQIGTKLLALRIQSSNETEALQALALLDTCMNRCGPSFHAEVGKFRFLNEMIRLVSPKYLGGKTPAMVRQKVLQLLHTWTREYPKELKIKEAYEMLKKQGVIEDDSVSLNNSQEEGLKALKIKSTIFDDEEKSKLLQKLLQSKNPDDLQAANRLIKTMVREDERRVQLNSRRIMELESVHNNAKLLSEMLDSYNCNETSTEDLELMKELYQACERLKPIVLRLANETQDNEGMLSDVLAASDELEQVFEKYTAIIVHGKCVKPKTDSDISPYLLDLSSPMENVPLKSDGVNAMTTKSDMEVLGDIFSSLGKSEDSEISSVSDANLLMIESVMQPINVLPKNKKDELINTSEKKIDSKAKALEELNELGESLLKQSLSGIVSNSRVKLGSSSSSHFPNLSDTTSVKNDKLSDIHLKSSDNIPSHDDANPQTIESNANEKIETDRCNNRSSVWDAASIIPSTENSVSPEPEIKPLTDINISLQDIKPGINPPMTVIEEKNGISVVLHFARDNPRQDVFVVVITTMSKNLKPLTNYLFQAVVPKKCKCRLQPPSGTGLPGHNPFLPPSAITQIMLIANPTKETVSLKFMLSYTMDNETFTEMGEVEKLPFI, from the exons ATGGATGTTGTTGTTACAACAAGTTTAGAAGCCCTGATAC AAAGGGTAACAAATCCCCAAAATCAAAAACCTGATATAGCTGCAACCGAAGCATTCTGTGTGATGCTTACCAAAGAAGCAGAAGGTATTCAAATTGGCACTAAATTATTAGCACTGCGTATTCAATCATCTAACGAGACTGAAGCACTTCAAGCTCTTGCT ttACTAGATACATGTATGAATAGATGTGGACCATCTTTTCACGCAGAAGTTGgtaaatttcgttttttaaatgaaatgatTCGTTTAGTTTCACCAAAGTATCTAGGTGGTAAAACGCCAGCCATGGTACGCCAAAAAGTATTACAGTTGTTACATACTTGGACAAGGGAGTATccaaaagaattaaaaattaaagaagcctatgaaatgttaaaaaaacaGGGTGTTATAGAA GATGATTCCGTgtctttaaataattctcaAGAGGAAGGAttaaaagcattaaaaattaagagTACGATATTTGATGATGAAGAGAAATCTAAATTGCTGCAGAAATTACTGCAAAGTAAAAATCCTGATGATTTGCAAGCTGCAAatagattaattaaaactatGGTGAGAGAG GATGAAAGAAGAGTACAATTAAATTCACGTAGGATAATGGAGCTAGAATCTGTTCATAACaatgcaaaattattatcagAAATGTTAGATTCGTATAACTGTAATGAAACTAGTACGGAAGATCTTGaattaatgaaagaattatatCAGGCTTGTGAACGATTAAAACCAATTGTGCTCAGATTAGCAAATGAAACCCAAGATAACGAAGGAATGCTTA GTGATGTACTTGCTGCAAGTGATGAATTGGAACAAGTATTTGAGAAGTACACTGCTATTATAGTTCATGGTAAATGTGTGAAGCCTAAAACAGACTCCGATATCAGTCCgtatttattagatttatcTTCTCCAATGGAGAATGTTCCTCTTAAAAGTGATGGTGTAAACGCAATGACCACGAAGTCAGATATGGAAGTTTTAGGAGATATCTTCAGTTCACTAGGGAAGTCTGAAGATTCAGAAATCTCTTCGGTTTCTGACGCAAATCTCTTAATGATCGAATCAGTCATGCAGCCAATTAATGTTTtacctaaaaataaaaaag ATGAATTAATCAACACatctgaaaagaaaattgacaGTAAAGCAAAAGCACTGGAGGAATTGAACGAATTGGGAGAGTCTTTGCTTAAACAAAGCTTATCAGGCATAGTATCGAATTCACGTGTAAAATTAGGAAG CAGCAGTTCTTCACATTTTCCTAATTTGTCGGATACTACAAGTGTAAAAAACGACAAACTGTCTGATATTCATCTTAAATCAAGCGATAACATTCCTTCTCACGATGACGCAAATCCTCAAACAATCGAATCTAATGCAAATGAGAAGATAGAAACGGACCGATGTAACAATCGATCAAGTGTATGGGATGCTGCTTCAATAATACCGTCAACGGAAAATTCAGTTAGTCCCGAACCGGAGATTAAACCATTAACAGACATTAACATTAGCCTTCAAGATATAAAACCAG GTATTAACCCGCCTATGACAGTAATCGAAGAGAAGAATGGTATATCTGTTGTGCTTCATTTTGCTCGAGACAATCCAAGGCAAGATGTGTTTGTCGTAGTGATTACGACAATGAGTAAGAATTTGAAGCCACTTACCAATTACTTGTTTCAAGCAGTGGTGCCAAAa aAATGTAAATGTAGACTGCAGCCACCTTCTGGAACAGGATTGCCTGGTCATAATCCATTCTTGCCTCCATCAGCAATTACTCAAATTATGCTAATTGCAAATCCTACCAAG GAAACGGTATCATTAAAGTTCATGTTAAGTTATACAATGGACAATGAAACTTTCACAGAAATGGGTGAAGTAGAAAAGTTGCCTTTCATTTAA
- the LOC132912968 gene encoding ADP-ribosylation factor-binding protein GGA1 isoform X1, whose protein sequence is MYVRTYWITRFENSRLKCLFIFDIACNEATFIKAPLMSVLEELRIEFHKRVTNPQNQKPDIAATEAFCVMLTKEAEGIQIGTKLLALRIQSSNETEALQALALLDTCMNRCGPSFHAEVGKFRFLNEMIRLVSPKYLGGKTPAMVRQKVLQLLHTWTREYPKELKIKEAYEMLKKQGVIEDDSVSLNNSQEEGLKALKIKSTIFDDEEKSKLLQKLLQSKNPDDLQAANRLIKTMVREDERRVQLNSRRIMELESVHNNAKLLSEMLDSYNCNETSTEDLELMKELYQACERLKPIVLRLANETQDNEGMLSDVLAASDELEQVFEKYTAIIVHGKCVKPKTDSDISPYLLDLSSPMENVPLKSDGVNAMTTKSDMEVLGDIFSSLGKSEDSEISSVSDANLLMIESVMQPINVLPKNKKDELINTSEKKIDSKAKALEELNELGESLLKQSLSGIVSNSRVKLGSSSSSHFPNLSDTTSVKNDKLSDIHLKSSDNIPSHDDANPQTIESNANEKIETDRCNNRSSVWDAASIIPSTENSVSPEPEIKPLTDINISLQDIKPGINPPMTVIEEKNGISVVLHFARDNPRQDVFVVVITTMSKNLKPLTNYLFQAVVPKKCKCRLQPPSGTGLPGHNPFLPPSAITQIMLIANPTKETVSLKFMLSYTMDNETFTEMGEVEKLPFI, encoded by the exons atgtacgtacgtacatactGGATAACAAGATTCGAGAATTCTCGATTAAAATGCCTTTTCATTTTCGATATTGCGTGCAACGAAGCAACATTTATTAAAGCGCCTCTCATGTCAGTTTTAGAAGAACTACGAATAGAATTCCACA AAAGGGTAACAAATCCCCAAAATCAAAAACCTGATATAGCTGCAACCGAAGCATTCTGTGTGATGCTTACCAAAGAAGCAGAAGGTATTCAAATTGGCACTAAATTATTAGCACTGCGTATTCAATCATCTAACGAGACTGAAGCACTTCAAGCTCTTGCT ttACTAGATACATGTATGAATAGATGTGGACCATCTTTTCACGCAGAAGTTGgtaaatttcgttttttaaatgaaatgatTCGTTTAGTTTCACCAAAGTATCTAGGTGGTAAAACGCCAGCCATGGTACGCCAAAAAGTATTACAGTTGTTACATACTTGGACAAGGGAGTATccaaaagaattaaaaattaaagaagcctatgaaatgttaaaaaaacaGGGTGTTATAGAA GATGATTCCGTgtctttaaataattctcaAGAGGAAGGAttaaaagcattaaaaattaagagTACGATATTTGATGATGAAGAGAAATCTAAATTGCTGCAGAAATTACTGCAAAGTAAAAATCCTGATGATTTGCAAGCTGCAAatagattaattaaaactatGGTGAGAGAG GATGAAAGAAGAGTACAATTAAATTCACGTAGGATAATGGAGCTAGAATCTGTTCATAACaatgcaaaattattatcagAAATGTTAGATTCGTATAACTGTAATGAAACTAGTACGGAAGATCTTGaattaatgaaagaattatatCAGGCTTGTGAACGATTAAAACCAATTGTGCTCAGATTAGCAAATGAAACCCAAGATAACGAAGGAATGCTTA GTGATGTACTTGCTGCAAGTGATGAATTGGAACAAGTATTTGAGAAGTACACTGCTATTATAGTTCATGGTAAATGTGTGAAGCCTAAAACAGACTCCGATATCAGTCCgtatttattagatttatcTTCTCCAATGGAGAATGTTCCTCTTAAAAGTGATGGTGTAAACGCAATGACCACGAAGTCAGATATGGAAGTTTTAGGAGATATCTTCAGTTCACTAGGGAAGTCTGAAGATTCAGAAATCTCTTCGGTTTCTGACGCAAATCTCTTAATGATCGAATCAGTCATGCAGCCAATTAATGTTTtacctaaaaataaaaaag ATGAATTAATCAACACatctgaaaagaaaattgacaGTAAAGCAAAAGCACTGGAGGAATTGAACGAATTGGGAGAGTCTTTGCTTAAACAAAGCTTATCAGGCATAGTATCGAATTCACGTGTAAAATTAGGAAG CAGCAGTTCTTCACATTTTCCTAATTTGTCGGATACTACAAGTGTAAAAAACGACAAACTGTCTGATATTCATCTTAAATCAAGCGATAACATTCCTTCTCACGATGACGCAAATCCTCAAACAATCGAATCTAATGCAAATGAGAAGATAGAAACGGACCGATGTAACAATCGATCAAGTGTATGGGATGCTGCTTCAATAATACCGTCAACGGAAAATTCAGTTAGTCCCGAACCGGAGATTAAACCATTAACAGACATTAACATTAGCCTTCAAGATATAAAACCAG GTATTAACCCGCCTATGACAGTAATCGAAGAGAAGAATGGTATATCTGTTGTGCTTCATTTTGCTCGAGACAATCCAAGGCAAGATGTGTTTGTCGTAGTGATTACGACAATGAGTAAGAATTTGAAGCCACTTACCAATTACTTGTTTCAAGCAGTGGTGCCAAAa aAATGTAAATGTAGACTGCAGCCACCTTCTGGAACAGGATTGCCTGGTCATAATCCATTCTTGCCTCCATCAGCAATTACTCAAATTATGCTAATTGCAAATCCTACCAAG GAAACGGTATCATTAAAGTTCATGTTAAGTTATACAATGGACAATGAAACTTTCACAGAAATGGGTGAAGTAGAAAAGTTGCCTTTCATTTAA
- the LOC132912990 gene encoding RRP15-like protein isoform X1 produces MLDWPSINMHVQGGPESEAEELGRPSRRSIKMKHTKMHIEEEEFEDDELTDAKSGAGGNPGWADAMQKILQTKKPKRRKTIVLSKAKRLYDVKDEKDKEKLSFEIEKENGEIKTEELEEGDANVKKPQIKGRSKEKNLGIRVKPSITDRERERTLQKIATKGVVQLFNAVKQQQGEINRKLSEAGPLQRKRDEVLKNIDKTAFLDVLMGGSKSIPVDNDVKNETQENGKHKKKKEKEIWNVLREDFVMGTKLKDWDRKDVDEDSSAPEDVDSDN; encoded by the exons ATGCTTGATTGGCCTTCGATTAATATGCATGTACAGGGTGGTCCAG AATCTGAAGCAGAGGAACTAGGAAGGCCAAGCAGAAGatctataaaaatgaaacatacaaaaatgcatatagaagaagaagaatttgaagatGATGAGCTTACTGATGCAAAAAGTGGAGCTGGTGGAAATCCCGGGTGGGCAGATGCTATGCAAAAAATTCTACAGACAAAAAAGCCAAAACGTAGAAAGACAATAGTTTTATCAAAAGCAAAAAGGTTATACGATgtgaaagatgaaaaagataaagaaaagttGTCGTTTGAAATTGAGAAAGAGAATGGGGAAATAAAAACAGAGGAATTAGAAGAAGGAGACGCTAATGTTAAGAAACCACAAATAAAAGGAAggagtaaagaaaaaaatttaggTATTAGAGTAAAACCAAGCATAACGGACAGAGAGCGTGAAAGGACATTACAAAAGATCGCTacaaa AGGCGTAGTACAACTATTCAATGCAGTTAAACAACAGCAAGGAGAAATTAACAGAAAATTATCAGAAGCTGGACCGTTACAAAGAAAACGCGATGaagtattgaaaaatattgataagaCTGCATTCTTGGATGTTCTTATGGGAGGAAGTAAAAGTATACCAGTAGATAATgatgtaaaaaatgaaacacaaGAAAATGGAAAGCATAAAAAGAAG aaggaaaaggaaatttgGAATGTGCTGAGAGAAGATTTTGTAATGGGAACGAAATTGAAGGATTGGGATCGGAAAGATGTAGATGAAGATTCTTCGGCTCCTGAAGACGTAGATAGTGacaattaa
- the LOC132912990 gene encoding RRP15-like protein isoform X2, with the protein MKHTKMHIEEEEFEDDELTDAKSGAGGNPGWADAMQKILQTKKPKRRKTIVLSKAKRLYDVKDEKDKEKLSFEIEKENGEIKTEELEEGDANVKKPQIKGRSKEKNLGIRVKPSITDRERERTLQKIATKGVVQLFNAVKQQQGEINRKLSEAGPLQRKRDEVLKNIDKTAFLDVLMGGSKSIPVDNDVKNETQENGKHKKKKEKEIWNVLREDFVMGTKLKDWDRKDVDEDSSAPEDVDSDN; encoded by the exons atgaaacatacaaaaatgcatatagaagaagaagaatttgaagatGATGAGCTTACTGATGCAAAAAGTGGAGCTGGTGGAAATCCCGGGTGGGCAGATGCTATGCAAAAAATTCTACAGACAAAAAAGCCAAAACGTAGAAAGACAATAGTTTTATCAAAAGCAAAAAGGTTATACGATgtgaaagatgaaaaagataaagaaaagttGTCGTTTGAAATTGAGAAAGAGAATGGGGAAATAAAAACAGAGGAATTAGAAGAAGGAGACGCTAATGTTAAGAAACCACAAATAAAAGGAAggagtaaagaaaaaaatttaggTATTAGAGTAAAACCAAGCATAACGGACAGAGAGCGTGAAAGGACATTACAAAAGATCGCTacaaa AGGCGTAGTACAACTATTCAATGCAGTTAAACAACAGCAAGGAGAAATTAACAGAAAATTATCAGAAGCTGGACCGTTACAAAGAAAACGCGATGaagtattgaaaaatattgataagaCTGCATTCTTGGATGTTCTTATGGGAGGAAGTAAAAGTATACCAGTAGATAATgatgtaaaaaatgaaacacaaGAAAATGGAAAGCATAAAAAGAAG aaggaaaaggaaatttgGAATGTGCTGAGAGAAGATTTTGTAATGGGAACGAAATTGAAGGATTGGGATCGGAAAGATGTAGATGAAGATTCTTCGGCTCCTGAAGACGTAGATAGTGacaattaa